TTCCTGGTATGGCAATTTGTGAACATCTTTCCAAGGCAGACGACCCCGAGGCCCGGACGCCGGAGGGCTGCGAGGAGTGCCTGGCCATGGGGGGCCGCTGGGTGCACCTGCGGCGCTGCCTGGAGTGCGGCCACGTGGGGTGCTGCGACTCCTCGCCGGCCAAGCACGCCACGGGGCACTTCCACGAGACGGGGCACCCGGTCATGCAGTCGTTCGAGCGCGGCGAGAGCTGGCGGTGGTGCTTCGTCGACAACCAGATGGGCTGACGCTCACCTTTCGAGCAGCGCCTCCTCGAAGTCGAGCTGCGCCATCACCTCGCGCAGCACCTCGTCGTCGAGGCGGCGCTCGTCACGCAACCGCACGAACACCTCTCGCTCAGCCTGCAGCATGTCGCGCCGCAGGCGGCGGTAGAGCGCGCTGGGCGTCTCGGCGCCGCCCGCGCCCGTGCCGCCGCCCAGGCGCTCCCACGCCGTCAGCGAGCGGCGCCACGACTTCTCCCTGAGCTGCTCGATCACCTGCCGCTGGATCTCGTCGGGCTCGCCGTCGAGCTCCCCGACCAGCCGCTCCAGCTCCGCCAGGCCCGACTCCAGCGCGGCCTGCTGCGCCGCCGCCTCGGCCAGACGGTCTTCGTACTGCTCCTGCTCGCTCGACACGCCCAGCCGCCTGATCAGCGCGGGGAACGTGGTGCCCTGGATGAGCAGCGTGCCGATCACGGTCGTGAACGTCAGGAACAGCAGCAGCGCCCGGTCCCGCGAGGACACCCCCGAGATCGAGAACGCCGCCGCCAGCGACACCACGCCCCGCATGCCCGCCCAGCCGAGGATCACCGTCTCGGCGACCGACGGCGCGCTGCCCCGGTGCCGTACCTTGAGCAGGAACGTCACCGAGAACACCCACACGAACCTGCTGACGATCGTCACCGCCAGCACCGCCGCCGCGTAACCGGCGACCGCCCAGGGGCTGTAGCCGGTGATGCCCTCGATCACGGTCACGAGCTGCAGCCCGATGAGGGCGAAGACGATCGACTCGAGGAAGAAGTCGGTGACCTTCCACACCGCGTCGGACACCAGCCTGGTGCCGAACCCCCGAAGGTGCATGCGGTTGCCCAGGTAGAGGCCGACGATCACCACCGCGATCACGCCCGAGGCGTGCACGCTCTCCGCCGCCAGGTAGGCGGCGAACGGGATCAGCAGCATCAGCGTGTTCTCCACCAGCGAGTCACGGGTGCGCTGGAAGATCCAGGCGAACACGAACGCCAGCGCCAGCCCGATCGCCACCCCGCCCAGGGCGGCGAACAGGAACTCCCACAGCCCCTCCCACAGGCTGACGGCCCCGCCCACGGCCGCGCCGATGGCCACGCGGTAGAGCGTGAGCGCGGTGGCGTCGTTGAACAGGCTCTCGCCGACGAGGATGGTCAGCGACCGGCGCGGCAGGCCCAGCCGCCGGCCGACCGCGACGGCCGCCACCGCGTCGGGCGGGGCGATGATGGCGCCCAGCGCGAACGCCAGCGCCAGCGGCAGCTCGGGCAGCAGGAGGTGCACGACCAGCCCGACCACGGCCGTGGTGAACAGCACCAGCCCGACCGACAGCAGCCCCACGGCCCGCTTGACGTCACGCAGGCGCAGGTAGGAGCTGTCGAGCGCGGCGGAGTAGAGCAGCGGCGGCAGGAACACGTACAGCACCAGCTCCGGCTGCAGCGGCACCGCCGGCACCAGCGGCGAGACCAGCAGCCCGGCCGCGACCAGCAGCAGCGGGGCCGGCCAGCCCTGACGCCGCGCGATCGCCGCGACCGCGATCGCCCCTCCGGCGAGCAGCAGCAGCTGCAACCCCATGCTCGGATCCACCGGCGCCCCTCCAGCCCCCAGCCGGGCGATCGCGAGCCGACCGCCTCAGCTCCATCGTCCCGCCGGAAGCGTACCCGCCGCGCCGCGGCGGGATCTCACCACTCCCTGCGATCGCTTCTCTCGTGGTAGTCGGGCTGCTCGGGGCGCAGGCGCTCGCCCGTGGAGAACATGGGGTCCCCGACGTACGGGCGGGACATGCCCGCGTCGGGCTGCTGCTG
The nucleotide sequence above comes from Nonomuraea gerenzanensis. Encoded proteins:
- a CDS encoding UBP-type zinc finger domain-containing protein → MAICEHLSKADDPEARTPEGCEECLAMGGRWVHLRRCLECGHVGCCDSSPAKHATGHFHETGHPVMQSFERGESWRWCFVDNQMG
- a CDS encoding Na+/H+ antiporter yields the protein MGLQLLLLAGGAIAVAAIARRQGWPAPLLLVAAGLLVSPLVPAVPLQPELVLYVFLPPLLYSAALDSSYLRLRDVKRAVGLLSVGLVLFTTAVVGLVVHLLLPELPLALAFALGAIIAPPDAVAAVAVGRRLGLPRRSLTILVGESLFNDATALTLYRVAIGAAVGGAVSLWEGLWEFLFAALGGVAIGLALAFVFAWIFQRTRDSLVENTLMLLIPFAAYLAAESVHASGVIAVVIVGLYLGNRMHLRGFGTRLVSDAVWKVTDFFLESIVFALIGLQLVTVIEGITGYSPWAVAGYAAAVLAVTIVSRFVWVFSVTFLLKVRHRGSAPSVAETVILGWAGMRGVVSLAAAFSISGVSSRDRALLLFLTFTTVIGTLLIQGTTFPALIRRLGVSSEQEQYEDRLAEAAAQQAALESGLAELERLVGELDGEPDEIQRQVIEQLREKSWRRSLTAWERLGGGTGAGGAETPSALYRRLRRDMLQAEREVFVRLRDERRLDDEVLREVMAQLDFEEALLER